In the Desulfitobacterium hafniense DCB-2 genome, GCTTGATTCATAAGGTGATTTTAGATAAATTCACTTTGGATGAACATGCTGAACCTGTTCGCGGCGATGAATGGATGTGGATGGGTGAGGTTATTATTATGGACAATGAGGGAAAGATTCTCTATGCGCCTCAGTATGATAAGGTGAACTAGGATGTGAAAAAAACATTGACAAATGGTCACCCATAGTATATTGTGATCTTACAAGTTAGCTGTTGCTAACTTGCGGCTGCTCAAAAATTTCCGTCAAGTGCTTAGCTGAAGAAGAAAAAGAAAGATCAATTAATTTTTTATGAGGAATGATGCCGGCATCATTCCTCATACCAGTTAAGGGATGTCTCCTGTGTGCTTAGTTTTAAAGAGCGGGAGTGATGAAGGTGATCAAAAAATATATGTGTATAGGCTTGGGATTGCTGTGTTTCGGACTGGGTGCTGTCGGTGTCCTTTTGCCTCTGCTGCCAACCACACCCTTTCTCCTGGCCGCAGCCTTTTTCTTTGCCAGGGGTTCAGAAAAATTCAACACTTGGTTTTTAGGAACAGAGTTGTATAAAAACCATCTGGAGAGTTTTGTCAGCACCCGCGCCATGACCTTTAAAACGAAAGCAAGCATACTGGCCTTCGCGTCAGCCATGCTTCTCCTCGCTTTTGTTTTCACTAACAGTATTTTGGCCAGAGTTCTGATCGCCGGCATGTTTATCTTTAAATACTATTATTTTACTTTTCATATCACTACATTAAAAAAAGATGAAAGAGCCAATGAATAAAATTAATCATTTTTTAAGATTTTCTTTAGGAGTTCTTTAATTCTCTGTGTCATAATTAAGCATGTCATTTAATTTAAATTCATGGAGGAAGAACTCATTATGCAAACATATTATTTATATATCGTATTGACCCGCACCACTACCGTTCTGTCCAGGCTTATTCATCTGTTGAAGAAAGACGACTATACCCATGCGGCGCTGTCCCTGGACAGCGATCTGAATCATATGTACAGTTTTGGCAGAAGGAATCCTTATAACCCTTTTATCGGGCGGTTCAGAAGGGAAGATATCCATGAAGGGGTTTATGGCTTCTGTGAGAATTTACCCGGCGCTATTGTTGAAGTCGAGGTAACCAAGCAGCAGTATGACAAAGTGAAAGAAGTGTTGGATCACTTTATTGCGCATAGTGATCGTTATAAATATAATTACCGGGGCCTTTGGGATAGTATATGGGATAAGCCCTTGTCCAGTGAGGATCGCTTTATGTGTTCGGAATTTGTGTACTATG is a window encoding:
- a CDS encoding YbaN family protein, which encodes MKVIKKYMCIGLGLLCFGLGAVGVLLPLLPTTPFLLAAAFFFARGSEKFNTWFLGTELYKNHLESFVSTRAMTFKTKASILAFASAMLLLAFVFTNSILARVLIAGMFIFKYYYFTFHITTLKKDERANE